From Streptomyces sp. NBC_00683, one genomic window encodes:
- the glmM gene encoding phosphoglucosamine mutase → MGRLFGTDGVRGVANADLTAELALGLSVAAAHVLAEAGTFEGHRPTAVVGRDPRASGEFLEAAVVAGLASAGVDVLRVGVLPTPAVAYLTGALGADIGVMLSASHNAMPDNGIKFFARGGHKLADELEDRIETVYEQHRTGEPWARPTGAGVGRVTDYTEGFDRYVAHLIGVLPNRLDGLKVVLDEAHGAAARVSPEAFTRAGAEVVTIGAEPDGLNINDGCGSTHLGLLRAAVVEHGADLGIAHDGDADRCLAVDAAGEEIDGDQILAVLALAMREAGQLRKDTVVGTVMSNLGFKMAMEREGIELVQTAVGDRYVLESMKAEGFALGGEQSGHVIVLDHATTGDGTLTGLMLAARIAATGRTLADLAGVMQRLPQVLINVPDVDKSRVDTSPELAAAVAEAERELGDTGRVLLRKSGTEPLVRVMVEAADIEQARSVAGQLADVVKSALG, encoded by the coding sequence GTGGGACGACTCTTCGGCACGGACGGCGTGCGCGGTGTCGCCAATGCGGACCTGACGGCCGAGCTTGCGCTCGGGCTCTCGGTCGCTGCGGCGCACGTACTGGCCGAGGCAGGCACCTTCGAGGGACATCGGCCGACGGCCGTCGTGGGCCGCGACCCCCGGGCCTCTGGAGAGTTCCTGGAGGCCGCCGTCGTGGCGGGCCTGGCCAGCGCGGGCGTGGACGTCCTGAGGGTCGGCGTGCTGCCGACCCCCGCCGTGGCGTATCTCACCGGCGCGCTCGGCGCCGACATCGGCGTGATGCTCTCCGCGAGCCACAACGCCATGCCGGACAACGGCATCAAGTTCTTCGCGCGCGGCGGCCACAAGCTGGCCGACGAGCTGGAGGACCGCATCGAGACGGTCTACGAGCAGCACCGCACCGGCGAGCCCTGGGCGCGTCCGACGGGTGCCGGAGTGGGCCGGGTCACCGACTACACCGAGGGCTTCGACCGGTACGTCGCGCACCTCATCGGGGTCCTCCCGAACAGGCTCGACGGGCTGAAGGTCGTCCTGGACGAGGCGCACGGCGCCGCCGCCCGCGTCTCGCCCGAGGCGTTCACCCGCGCCGGGGCCGAGGTCGTCACCATCGGTGCCGAGCCGGACGGCCTGAACATCAACGACGGCTGCGGCTCCACCCACCTCGGTCTGCTGCGGGCCGCTGTCGTCGAGCACGGCGCCGACCTCGGTATCGCGCACGACGGCGACGCCGACCGCTGCCTGGCCGTGGACGCCGCGGGCGAGGAGATCGACGGGGACCAGATCCTGGCCGTGCTCGCCCTCGCCATGCGCGAGGCCGGGCAGCTGCGCAAGGACACCGTCGTCGGCACGGTCATGTCGAACCTCGGCTTCAAGATGGCGATGGAGCGCGAGGGCATCGAACTCGTCCAGACCGCCGTCGGCGACCGCTACGTCCTGGAGTCGATGAAGGCCGAAGGCTTCGCGCTGGGCGGCGAGCAGTCCGGCCACGTCATCGTCCTGGACCACGCCACGACGGGTGACGGCACGCTGACCGGGCTGATGCTCGCGGCACGGATCGCCGCCACCGGCCGTACGCTCGCGGACCTGGCCGGTGTGATGCAGCGCCTCCCGCAGGTGCTCATCAACGTGCCGGACGTCGACAAGTCCCGCGTCGACACCTCGCCCGAGCTGGCCGCCGCGGTCGCCGAGGCCGAGCGCGAGCTGGGCGACACCGGGCGCGTACTGCTGCGCAAGTCGGGCACGGAGCCGCTGGTACGGGTCATGGTCGAGGCCGCCGACATCGAGCAGGCGCGCTCCGTGGCCGGGCAGCTGGCCGACGTGGTGAAGTCCGCCCTCGGCTGA
- the rpsI gene encoding 30S ribosomal protein S9, protein MAETTVETPVEGTEGEETFAEVTTFESEVPVEGEYTSESLAGRFGDPQPAAGLGRRKNAIARVRIVPGTGKWKINGRTLEDYFPNKVHQQEVNEPFKVLELDGRYDVIARISGGGVSGQAGALRLGVARSLNEADVDNNRATLKKAGFLCRDDRAVERKKAGLKKARKAPQYSKR, encoded by the coding sequence GTGGCCGAGACCACTGTTGAGACGCCCGTCGAGGGCACCGAGGGCGAAGAGACCTTCGCCGAGGTGACCACCTTCGAGTCGGAGGTCCCCGTCGAGGGTGAGTACACCTCCGAGTCGCTTGCAGGCCGCTTCGGCGACCCGCAGCCCGCGGCCGGCCTGGGCCGTCGCAAGAACGCCATCGCCCGCGTCCGGATCGTTCCGGGCACCGGCAAGTGGAAGATCAACGGTCGCACCCTTGAGGACTACTTCCCCAACAAGGTGCACCAGCAGGAAGTCAACGAGCCCTTCAAGGTGCTCGAGCTCGACGGCCGCTACGACGTCATCGCCCGCATCTCGGGTGGCGGCGTCTCCGGTCAGGCCGGCGCCCTGCGCCTCGGCGTGGCCCGCTCGCTGAACGAGGCGGACGTGGACAACAACCGCGCCACGCTGAAGAAGGCCGGCTTCCTCTGCCGTGACGACCGTGCGGTCGAGCGCAAGAAGGCCGGTCTCAAGAAGGCCCGTAAGGCCCCGCAGTACAGCAAGCGCTAA
- a CDS encoding ABC-F family ATP-binding cassette domain-containing protein, which translates to MGHLEAGHVEYYLPDGRVLLGDASFRVADGAVVALVGANGAGKTTLLRLLAGEIQPHGGSVSVSGGLGVMSQFVGSVRDGRTVRDLLVSVAQPRIKEAAKAVDVAEERILTVDDEAAQMAYAQALSDWAEVRGYEAETLWDICTTAALGIPYEKAQWREVRTLSGGEQKRLVLEALLRGPDEVLLLDEPDNYLDVPGKRWLEERLKETRKTVLFVSHDRELLSRAAEKIVSVEPGAAGSDVWVHGAGFATYHQARKERFARFEELLRRWEEEHARLKALVLRMRQQAANSPDMANRYHAMQTRFKKFEDAGPPPEPPREQDIKMRLRGGRTGVRAVTCKNLELTGLMKPFDLEIYYGERVAVLGSNGSGKSHFLRLLAGEAVAHTGEWKLGARVVPGHFAQTHAHPELQGKTLVEILWTEHAKDRGGAMSVLRRYEMERQGDQAFERLSGGQQARFQILLLELAGTTALLLDEPTDNLDLESAEALQDGLEMYDGTVMAVTHDRWFAKSFDRYLVFGSDGVVRESTEPVWDERRVERAR; encoded by the coding sequence ATGGGACATCTTGAAGCGGGCCACGTGGAGTACTACCTACCGGACGGGCGGGTGCTGCTCGGCGATGCATCGTTCCGGGTGGCCGACGGGGCGGTCGTCGCCCTCGTCGGAGCGAACGGGGCGGGCAAGACGACGCTCCTGAGGCTGCTCGCCGGGGAGATCCAGCCGCACGGCGGCTCGGTGTCGGTGAGCGGCGGGCTGGGCGTGATGAGCCAGTTCGTGGGCTCCGTACGGGACGGGCGGACCGTGCGTGACCTGCTGGTGTCCGTCGCCCAGCCGCGCATCAAGGAAGCGGCGAAGGCCGTCGACGTGGCGGAGGAGCGCATCCTCACCGTGGACGACGAGGCCGCGCAGATGGCGTACGCGCAGGCCCTCAGCGACTGGGCCGAGGTGCGCGGGTACGAGGCCGAGACCCTCTGGGACATCTGCACGACGGCCGCGCTCGGGATCCCGTACGAGAAGGCCCAGTGGCGCGAGGTGCGCACACTCAGCGGGGGCGAGCAGAAGAGGCTGGTCCTGGAGGCGCTGCTCAGGGGCCCGGACGAGGTGCTGCTCCTGGACGAGCCGGACAACTATCTGGACGTCCCCGGGAAGCGGTGGCTGGAGGAGAGGCTCAAGGAGACCCGCAAGACGGTGCTCTTCGTCTCCCACGACCGGGAGCTGCTCTCGCGGGCCGCCGAGAAGATCGTGAGCGTGGAGCCCGGCGCGGCCGGCTCGGACGTCTGGGTGCACGGTGCCGGGTTCGCCACGTACCACCAGGCACGCAAGGAGCGGTTCGCGCGCTTCGAGGAGCTCCTGCGGCGCTGGGAGGAGGAGCACGCCCGGCTGAAGGCCCTCGTCCTGCGGATGCGGCAGCAGGCGGCGAACAGTCCCGACATGGCGAACCGCTACCACGCGATGCAGACCCGCTTCAAGAAGTTCGAGGACGCGGGCCCGCCGCCGGAGCCGCCGCGCGAGCAGGACATCAAGATGCGGCTGCGCGGGGGCCGGACCGGGGTGCGGGCCGTGACCTGCAAGAACCTGGAGCTGACCGGTCTGATGAAGCCGTTCGACCTGGAGATCTACTACGGGGAGCGGGTCGCCGTCCTCGGCTCCAACGGGTCGGGGAAGTCGCACTTCCTGCGGCTGCTGGCGGGGGAGGCGGTGGCGCACACCGGGGAGTGGAAGCTCGGGGCGCGGGTCGTGCCCGGCCACTTCGCGCAGACGCACGCCCACCCGGAGCTGCAGGGCAAGACGCTCGTCGAGATCCTGTGGACCGAGCACGCCAAGGACCGGGGCGGGGCCATGTCCGTACTGCGGCGGTACGAGATGGAGCGGCAGGGGGACCAGGCCTTCGAGAGGCTGTCCGGCGGGCAGCAGGCGCGGTTCCAGATCCTGCTGCTGGAGCTGGCCGGCACCACGGCGCTCCTGCTGGACGAGCCGACGGACAACCTGGACCTGGAGTCGGCGGAGGCCCTGCAGGACGGGCTGGAGATGTACGACGGGACGGTGATGGCCGTCACGCACGACCGCTGGTTCGCGAAGTCGTTCGACCGGTACCTGGTCTTCGGCTCGGACGGGGTCGTACGGGAGTCCACGGAGCCGGTCTGGGACGAGCGGCGGGTCGAGCGGGCGCGGTAG
- the coaA gene encoding type I pantothenate kinase: protein MITSPARSSRRTEHAPTPYVDLTRAEWSALRDKTPLPLSADEVEKLRGLGDVIDLDEVRDVYLPLSRLLNLYVQATSGLRGALNTFLGDAGNGHGEQRGTPFVIGVAGSVAVGKSTSARILQALLARWPEHPRVELVTTDGFLLPMKELQARGLMSRKGFPESYDRRALTRFVADIKAGKDEVTAPVYSHLIYDIVPGERLTVRRPDILIVEGLNVLQPALPGKDGRTRVGLADYFDFSVYVDARPEDIETWYLHRFRRLRETAFQNPFSYFRKYTQVSEEEALDYARTMWRTINKPNLLENVAPTRGRATLVLRKGPDHKVQRLSLRKL from the coding sequence GTGATCACTTCGCCCGCACGGAGCTCCCGTCGCACCGAGCACGCGCCGACGCCCTACGTCGACCTGACCCGGGCGGAGTGGAGCGCTCTGCGCGACAAGACCCCGCTGCCGCTCTCCGCCGACGAGGTCGAGAAGCTGCGCGGGCTCGGCGACGTCATCGACCTCGACGAGGTGCGGGACGTCTATCTGCCCCTCTCCCGGCTCCTGAACCTGTACGTCCAGGCCACCTCCGGTCTCCGCGGTGCGCTGAACACCTTTCTCGGGGACGCGGGAAACGGTCACGGCGAGCAGCGCGGCACCCCGTTCGTCATAGGGGTCGCGGGCAGCGTCGCCGTCGGCAAGTCCACCAGCGCCCGCATCCTGCAGGCGCTGCTGGCACGCTGGCCGGAGCATCCCCGGGTCGAGCTGGTGACCACGGACGGGTTCCTGCTGCCGATGAAGGAGCTCCAGGCGCGCGGGCTGATGTCGCGCAAAGGGTTCCCGGAGTCCTACGACCGGCGGGCCCTGACCCGGTTCGTCGCCGACATCAAGGCCGGCAAGGACGAGGTGACGGCGCCCGTCTACTCGCACCTGATCTACGACATCGTGCCCGGTGAGCGGCTCACCGTACGCCGTCCCGACATCCTGATCGTCGAAGGGCTGAACGTGCTGCAGCCCGCACTGCCCGGCAAGGACGGCCGGACCAGGGTCGGCCTCGCCGACTACTTCGACTTCAGTGTGTACGTGGACGCGCGCCCCGAGGACATCGAGACCTGGTACCTCCACCGCTTCCGACGGCTGCGCGAGACGGCGTTCCAGAACCCGTTCTCGTACTTCCGCAAGTACACCCAGGTCTCCGAGGAGGAGGCGCTGGACTACGCGCGCACCATGTGGCGGACCATCAACAAGCCCAATCTCCTGGAGAACGTGGCGCCGACACGGGGCCGTGCCACTCTGGTGCTGCGCAAGGGGCCGGACCACAAGGTCCAGCGTCTGTCGTTGCGCAAACTCTGA
- a CDS encoding DUF389 domain-containing protein, with product MLHLRLIVPADRTDEVLELLEHTVGTAHLAVLSGAARSPAGDVVLCDVAREAGDELIGGLRKLGIDKSGSITVENMDLTLSAHADKAEEDAPGEGADAVLWEELTEVTHEESTFSVTYVAFLSVATMLAACGVMLDNAILIVGAMAVGPEFGPLAGISTALVQRAPRLVARSLWALIGGFAVAMVLTAGFAWLLDAFGLFNEGMVTADRPNTGFIWHPDWMSFVVALLAGIAGTLSLTSAKSGALIGVAISVTTVPAAANAAVAFSYQDLQQTWGSTAQLLANLGGIVLAGTLTLLLQKALWAAQRRTGPASRPDPSTVR from the coding sequence GTGCTGCATCTGCGCCTCATAGTGCCCGCCGACCGCACCGACGAGGTGCTGGAGCTGCTGGAGCACACGGTGGGCACCGCGCATCTCGCGGTGCTCAGCGGTGCCGCCCGCAGCCCGGCGGGCGATGTGGTCCTGTGCGACGTCGCGCGCGAGGCGGGCGACGAACTGATCGGTGGACTGCGGAAACTCGGCATCGACAAGTCCGGTTCGATCACCGTCGAGAACATGGACCTCACCCTGTCCGCGCACGCCGACAAGGCGGAGGAGGACGCTCCCGGCGAGGGCGCGGACGCGGTGCTGTGGGAGGAGCTGACCGAGGTCACCCACGAGGAGTCGACGTTCAGCGTCACGTATGTGGCGTTCCTCTCCGTGGCGACGATGCTGGCCGCCTGCGGCGTGATGCTCGACAACGCGATCCTGATCGTGGGCGCGATGGCGGTGGGCCCGGAGTTCGGCCCCCTGGCGGGGATCTCGACGGCGCTCGTGCAGCGCGCACCGCGGCTGGTCGCGAGGTCGCTGTGGGCGCTGATCGGCGGGTTCGCGGTGGCGATGGTGCTGACGGCCGGGTTCGCCTGGCTGCTGGACGCCTTCGGGCTGTTCAACGAGGGCATGGTCACGGCGGACCGGCCCAACACCGGATTCATCTGGCACCCGGACTGGATGTCGTTCGTCGTGGCGCTCCTGGCGGGTATCGCCGGAACGCTCTCGCTGACCTCGGCGAAGTCCGGGGCTCTGATCGGCGTGGCGATCTCGGTGACCACCGTGCCCGCCGCCGCCAACGCCGCGGTCGCCTTCAGCTACCAGGACCTCCAGCAGACCTGGGGCTCCACGGCGCAGCTCCTCGCCAACCTGGGCGGCATCGTGCTCGCGGGAACGCTGACGCTGCTGCTCCAGAAGGCGCTGTGGGCCGCACAACGCCGGACGGGCCCGGCCTCGCGGCCGGACCCGTCCACGGTGCGGTAG
- the rplM gene encoding 50S ribosomal protein L13, protein MRTYSPKPGDVTRQWHIIDAEDIVLGRLATTAANLLRGKHKAIYAPHMDMGDFVIIINAEKVHLSGNKKTQKMAYRHSGFPGGLRSVRYDELLSKNPEKAVEKAIKGMIPKNTLGRQMISKLKVYAGDQHPHAAQQPVPFEITQVAQ, encoded by the coding sequence GTGCGTACGTACAGCCCCAAGCCCGGCGATGTCACTCGCCAGTGGCACATCATCGACGCCGAGGACATCGTCCTGGGCCGTCTGGCCACGACGGCTGCGAACCTCCTCCGAGGCAAGCACAAGGCGATCTACGCCCCCCACATGGACATGGGCGACTTCGTCATCATCATCAACGCCGAGAAGGTTCACCTCTCCGGCAACAAGAAGACCCAGAAGATGGCGTACCGCCACTCCGGTTTCCCGGGCGGTCTCCGCTCCGTGCGCTACGACGAGCTGCTCTCCAAGAACCCGGAGAAGGCTGTCGAGAAGGCCATCAAGGGCATGATCCCCAAGAACACCCTGGGTCGTCAGATGATCTCGAAGCTGAAGGTCTACGCGGGTGACCAGCACCCGCACGCTGCGCAGCAGCCGGTCCCGTTCGAGATCACCCAGGTCGCGCAGTAG